The proteins below are encoded in one region of Anguilla anguilla isolate fAngAng1 chromosome 3, fAngAng1.pri, whole genome shotgun sequence:
- the trim25l gene encoding E3 ubiquitin/ISG15 ligase TRIM25, with the protein MSAKLWTEEQFNCPVCLDLPHDPVTIPCGHSYCMDCIKDYWGKDDHVGIYSCPQCRQTFCPKPPLSRNTMLAEAVEQLRRAALTPRDSVSGSIRRPGGAPAAPAPSSSSSSSTSSSAVVPCDVCQGEPLPAVKTCLVCLASYCEPHLKPHRQAAALKRHELISPTGQLTQKICPQHKYLQEFYCRGCQAFVCWLCTSNEHKGHETTSTKAERTERQKEMGEVQAENQLKLQEREKELKEMKVVVESLKRSADRVHGESEQILTELQHSLERLQELVEEVMDSRGQDKLREAQEVVEKLEAEISELKRRDSEMRQLVSCEDNIHFLQNFKSLCSPFEGGELPSVTASPDASFEPVCTVLLELRNKIEDLCNQDLSRITKTVENMQNFTLGDKGKTVGSKFSFLKMFSGRGSKNADKRDQAPASASVGIRSADRLGPASSLRAPNVRSRDTPRERASPRPHRAREVERREREQVRDVTPTPQRRMESQRRAEPSAGHPVVDPGAGSVAGQHGGNLYLQTPQPTEVASGAGHNAWGANGVSAAATAAMLQQGIPNPSLFLDSPSDAMPTPAFPGLTEIPIQSLQAPAPRTRAEFLQYACRLTLDPATAHRRLCLTEGNTKATLQGASQPYPDLPTRFDSWTQVMCRDALSADRCYWEVEWRGRGSAVGVAYAAMVRKGADGRAGLGYNALSWSLELSDTCCAAMHHNEKHDIAVGYSPRVGVFVDRRAGTLAFYSVSDNMAPLYTFETAFVEPLFPAFGVGSGVGVGLDFALGHFSSLSDSIKICAL; encoded by the exons ATGAGTGCCAAGCTATGGACGGAGGAGCAGTTTAACTGCCCCGTGTGTTTGGACCTGCCCCACGACCCGGTCACCATCCCCTGCGGCCACAGCTACTGCATGGACTGCATCAAGGACTACTGGGGGAAGGACGACCATGTGGGGATATACAGCTGCCCGCAGTGCCGGCAGACCTTCTGCCCCAAGCCCCCGCTCTCCAGGAACACCATGCTGGCGGAGGCCGTGGAACAGCTGCGGCGTGCAGCCCTGACCCCCAGGGACTCCGTGTCCGGCAGCATCCGCAGGCCCGGCGGCGCCCCGGCGGCTCCcgcaccctcctcctcctcctcctcctccacctcctcatcAGCGGTAGTCCCCTGCGACGTGTGCCAGGGGGAGCCCCTGCCGGCGGTGAAGACCTGCCTGGTGTGCCTGGCGTCGTACTGCGAGCCGCACCTGAAGCCCCACCGGCAGGCGGCGGCGCTGAAGCGGCACGAGCTGATCAGCCCCACGGGGCAGCTGACGCAGAAGATCTGCCCCCAGCACAAGTACCTGCAGGAGTTCTACTGCCGCGGCTGCCAGGCCTTCGTCTGCTGGCTCTGCACCAGCAACGAGCACAAGGGCCACGAGACCACCTCCACGAAGGCCGAGAGGACCGAGCGGCAG AAGGAAATGGGTGAGGTGCAGGCTGAGAATCAGCTGAAGCTccaggaaagagagaaggagctgAAGGAAATGAAGGTTGTTGTGGAGTCTCTCAAG CGCTCAGCAGACAGGGTGCACGGAGAATCGGAGCAGATCCTGACGGAGCTGCAGCACTCGCTGGAGCGTCTGcaggagctggtggaggaggtgaTGGACTCCAGAGGCCAGGACAAACTAAGGGAGGCCCAGGAGGTGGTGGAGAAGCTGGAGGCCGAGATCAGCGAGCTGAAAAGGAGGGACTCTGAGATGAGGCAGCTAGTCTCTTGCGAGGACAACATCCATTTCCTGCAG AACTTCAAGTCTCTCTGCAGCCCCTTTGAGGGGGGTGAGCTGCCCAGCGTCACCGCCAGTCCCGACGCGTCCTTTGAGCCTGTGTGCACAGTCCTGCTGGAACTGCGCAATAAAATAGAGGACCTTTGCAACCAAGATCTGAGCCGCATCACCAAGACAG tggaAAACATGCAGAATTTCACCCTTGGGGATAAAG GCAAGACAGTTGGCtcaaagttttcatttttaaaaa tgttttcaggaCGGGGCTCCAAGAACGCAGATAAACGTGACCAAG CACCTGCAAGCGCTTCTGTGGGGATTCGAAGTGCCGACAGACTAGGACCCG CGTCCAGTCTGCGAGCTCCGAACGTCAGGAGCAGGGATACACCACGAG AAAGAGCGTCGCCACGCCCACATCGAGCTCGAGAAgtggaaaggagagagagagaacaag TGAGAGATGTGACACCCACTCCACAGAGAAGGATGGAGTCTCAGAGGAGAGCTGAGCCCTCAGCTGGCCACCCTGTGGTTGACCCAGGGGCAGGAAGTGTTGCTGGGCAACATGGAG GGAATCTTTATCTCCAGACTCCTCAGCCCACAGAGGTCGCCAGCGGAGCAGGACACAACGCAT GGGGTGCAAATGGAGTTAGTGCTGCAGCAACGGCTGCAATGTTACAACAAG GCATACCTAATCCCAGTCTATTCCTGGACTCTCCGTCGGATGCCATGCCGACCCCAGCCTTCCCCGGAT TGACAGAAATCCCCATCCAAAGCCTGCAGGCTCCAGCGCCCAGGACCAGAGCAGAGTTTTTACAAT ATGCCTGCAGGCTGACCCTTGACCCCGCCACCGCCCACCGCCGCCTCTGCCTAACAGAAGGCAACACCAAGGCCACGCTGCAGGGGGCGAGCCAACCGTACCCGGACCTGCCCACGCGCTTCGACAGCTGGACGCAGGTGATGTGCCGGGACGCCCTGTCGGCCGACCGCTGCTACTGGGAGGTGgagtggcgggggcggggctccgcCGTGGGCGTGGCCTACGCCGCCATGGTGAGGAAGGGGGCGGACGGCCGCGCGGGCCTGGGCTACAACGCGCTGTCCTGGAGCCTGGAGCTGTCGGACACCTGCTGCGCCGCCATGCACCACAACGAGAAGCACGACATCGCCGTGGGATACTCGCCCCGCGTGGGCGTGTTCGTGGACCGCAGGGCCGGGACGCTGGCCTTCTACAGCGTGTCGGACAACATGGCGCCCCTGTACACCTTCGAGACCGCCTTCGTGGAGCCCCTCTTCCCCGCGTTCGGGGTGGGCAGCGGAGTGGGCGTCGGCCTGGACTTCGCCCTGGGGCACTTCAGCTCGCTGTCCGACAGCATCAAGATCTGTGCCCTCTGA